From the genome of Triticum aestivum cultivar Chinese Spring chromosome 3B, IWGSC CS RefSeq v2.1, whole genome shotgun sequence, one region includes:
- the LOC123067287 gene encoding indole-2-monooxygenase-like — protein sequence MHPANVLEFTLAELMRKPHFMGKLQDEVRSIIPGGQEIVSQSDMNNMVYLRAVIKKPLRLYPVAPLLAPHLAMADCTIHGYMVPAGTRVVINAWAVGRDSSSWEGAEEFIPERFTDKGTATNVNFKGNDFQFLPFGPGRRICPGINLGIANVEFMLANLVNHFDWELPVGVERKNIYMTEVFGLTVRRKEKLLLIPKSRM from the exons ATGCACCCAG CTAACGTCCTCGAATTCACTTTGGCTGAGCTCATGAGGAAGCCACACTTCATGGGGAAGCTACAAGACGAAGTGAGGAGTATCATACCCGGGGGACAAGAAATTGTGAGCCAATCTGACATGAACAACATGGTGTACCTAAGAGCAGTAATAAAAAAGCCTCTCAGGTTGTATCCTGTTGCGCCTCTCCTTGCTCCGCACCTTGCCATGGCTGATTGTACCATCCATGGATACATGGTTCCTGCTGGAACTCGTGTCGTCATAAATGCATGGGCCGTTGGGAGGGATTCGAGCTCTTGGGAGGGTGCGGAAGAGTTCATACCTGAAAGATTTACAGATAAAGGCACCGCTACGAATGTCAATTTCAAGGGGAATGATTTCCAGTTCTTGCCGTTCGGGCCCGGACGAAGGATATGCCCTGGTATAAACCTCGGAATCGCAAATGTCGAATTTATGTTAGCAAACCTCGTGAACCATTTTGATTGGGAACTTCCGGTTGGGGTTGAGAGAAAAAATATCTATATGACAGAGGTGTTTGGGCTAACCGTTCGCAGGAAGGAGAAACTATTGTTGATTCCAAAATCACGCATGTAA